The proteins below are encoded in one region of Rana temporaria chromosome 2, aRanTem1.1, whole genome shotgun sequence:
- the LOC120928630 gene encoding olfactory receptor class A-like protein 1 encodes MDFELRLIFKAIGFFTLIAVGVPSNIIILAIFVHIRAREKKLLPSNAILTKLALVNLLVIFSKGLPQAIHAIGVRNILNDIECKFISFTYRICRGMTICVTCLLSCNQCIILAPPLKTWLYLKQKITPNISWIMVLLWCINCAIYPSCFLHVQAIGNYTTSKYTLHLEFCKHDFRNIAIYVANGIAIALRDFFFVGTMTIASCYIVFILHRHGMQVKGIRSSDKNPGKTAEYKASQSVVLLVTIYVVLFGIDSCIWIYTLSGSSISPAISDARVFFGTLYAALSPIVIIKTNKRIKGMLICHSNRNLLSLSDLNNDISE; translated from the coding sequence ATGGATTTCGAGCTACGTTTAATTTTTAAAGCAATTGGCTTCTTCACCTTGATTGCAGTAGGAGTTCCAAGCAATATAATAATCTTAGCAATTTTTGTACACATCAGAGCTAGAGAAAAGAAGCTTCTACCTTCAAATGCCATTTTAACCAAGTTGGCTTTGGTCAATTTGCTTGTTATATTTTCCAAAGGTTTACCGCAAGCCATTCACGCCATAGGAGTTCGGAACATATTAAATGACATTGAGTGTAAATTCATTTCTTTCACATATAGGATTTGTAGGGGAATGACAATATGTGTTACTTGCTTGCTGAGCTGCAATCAGTGTATTATATTAGCCCCTCCCTTAAAGACATGGCTCTACTTAAAACAGAAAATTACCCCAAACATATCCTGGATTATGGTATTGCTCTGGTGCATTAACTGTGCAATCTATCCATCTTGTTTTCTCCATGTTCAAGCCATAGGAAATTATACCACATCTAAATATACTCTTCACTTGGAATTCTGTAAGCACGACTTTAGGAATATTGCCATATATGTTGCCAATGGTATAGCTATTGCACTACGTGATTTCTTCTTTGTAGGTACTATGACTATAGCGAGTTGTTACATCGTGTTCATACTTCATCGACATGGCATGCAGGTTAAAGGTATACGAAGTTCTGACAAAAACCCTGGCAAAACTGCTGAATACAAGGCCTCACAATCAGTGGTTCTTCTTGTCACAATTTATGTGGTGCTTTTCGGTATAGACAGCTGCATTTGGATTTACACGTTATCAGGATCAAGCATTTCTCCAGCTATTTCAGATGCTAGGGTGTTCTTTGGTACCCTATATGCTGCTCTTAGTCCTATTGTGATTATAAAAACTAACAAAAGAATTAAAGGAATGCTAATATGTCATTCCAACAGAAATCTACTGTCACTTTCTGATTTAAACAACGATATTTCAGAATAG